A single region of the Nicotiana sylvestris chromosome 6, ASM39365v2, whole genome shotgun sequence genome encodes:
- the LOC104210552 gene encoding putative 1-phosphatidylinositol-3-phosphate 5-kinase FAB1D, whose protein sequence is MRKLENENSVQFDGGNSGGFSGDASSDGRVYIDECSTDSSQEESCSTMRTRRDAELMNGSCKESKSRKIEGDDDDESGISSSYELDQFWEPPEPECCDDDMEDSVANYDDDECGDDLNWGKPTSLISLGEEGSWSYKFKEEKQKALEEVMNGKLKSLVNDLLKSFGVDSSACDNWVDIVTSLSWEAASFVKPDSAEGKAMDPNRYVKIKCIRTGSPSQSQFIRGLVFKKHAAHKHMPTKFEKARLLLIEGAVGLSSSELSSFHAMKEEKDNVVKSIIEILERYQPNVILVEETVSRDIQESILKKGWTLVFDMKKHRLERVALCTVSPTLSSEISAGHKLRQCDSFHFQRFVEEHDTSADGGKRPSKTLMFIEGCPTHLGCTILLMGANSDELKKIKCVVRLAVIMAYNLILETSFLLDQKAMFSTIPLSQEVNSIVTDETTSVSAEQEILSTVAETNSSCSIDVPLSNGFHQEVSHNGEAQGDPLSFEPYDPVVLSSLSSLSASLNKVMGDKFPLFSTSGQSMPSCFSDNGANKDDQEQADIQVPYATEVVNQSDTDQKATSSDEEMASEKEQLHTPIMSQGESSVSGKEREDQGHLGNGVTSSTDTDSILVLISSRNASRGTMCAHSHFSRIKFYQNFDIPLGKFLQHNLLSQKLPCTNCDGSPEDHIFYYAHYNKLLAIQVRSLPTDKGLPGESEGKIWMWSRCGRCKFQTGISKSTKRVLVSTGSRGFSFGKFLELSFSNTSLFNRLSSGCGHSLHRDFLYFFGLGRMVAMFKYSTITTYSVSLPPEKLEFSSSVNGEFLKKELEDVYEKGTTMFLDVEKALKAIEPRFVGVVLNLQGSMRKFSEIEKMLKEERTQFEIDIQNAAMDENQGVVVFKLLTLNRIRLELLLESCVWDRRLHSLLSSDCTAADPKSVDQKVDTLPSINTINEWEQQEKGSVKGDSNGAKIYPERDDRALEDVADLKSKLVEGSCAENNNRIKTTGGSCGDVSDADHHLKLNVESSAEANGFPIKKICVDTHDYKQDETSTLSAFSDGAESTTAAKVNGNEVSLQDVTVNSDLSDHCLFGNESNLQLNLPSSIQLETDKRIIVDADAGGAHDFIHSQSRSLSSIFSNTENDEGWWTPFSEIWRQYLEDLQRGHLPKLGSITNHDVESTTYKLITNEGAKLHIPLGSDKFIVSDYEDEFSSIIACALALLKDLPIESEDLGGDGRKDRGTDAKAYESSQGVMRIFSVASPHLSSTGSLDLTRFHSSNISEETRTTSLDGGLDLLNSSVSFTVHPEVSMGLGKLTGKYKYSVLCLYASQFRRLRDRWCTSEVDYIASLSRCRSWDAKGGKSKSLFAKTVDDRFIIKEIKRAEFDSFLKFATQYFEYMDQCHEKRNQTCLAKILGIYQVNVRPRGGKETRHDLMVMENLSFNRSTTRQYDLKGALHARFSSAGNGAGDVLLDQNFVNDMNVSPLYVGTRSKRDLQRAVWNDCTFLRSINVMDYSLLVGVDSQRCELVCGIIDYLRQYTWDKQLENWVKSSLVVPKNQLPTIVSPKEYYKRFRKFIDTHFLSVPDHWCSQKSSNPCKPYGTISGIASPQAESDGDSDQPKSTGEGEHEEHASSDANSTAQEKQNGFTT, encoded by the exons GGTTTATATTGATGAATGTAGCACAGACAGCAGTCAAGAGGAGTCCTGTTCCACCATGCGCACAAGAAGGGATGCAGAACTCATGAATGGTAGTTGTAAGGAATCCAAAAGTAGAAAAATTGAAGGGGATGATGATGACGAATCTGGAATCTCTTCTAGTTATGAACTGGATCAGTTCTGGGAGCCCCCAGAACCAGAATGTTGTGATGATGATATGGAAGACAGCGTGGCTAATTACGATGATGATGAATGTGGCGATGACCTGAACTGGGGCAAGCCAACTTCTTTAATAAGCCTCGGAGAAGAAGGTTCGTGGAGCTACAAATTTAAAGAGGAAAAGCAGAAGGCATTGGAAGAAGTGATGAATGGGAAGCTTAAGTCCCTTGTTAATGACCTTCTTAAATCTTTTGGTGTCGACTCATCAGCGTGTGACAATTGGGTTGATATAGTCACCTCATTGTCTTGGGAGGCTGCTTCATTTGTGAAGCCTGATTCTGCTGAAGGAAAGGCTATGGATCCTAatagatatgtgaagataaaatGCATAAGAACTGGTTCTCCCAGCCAAAG TCAATTTATCAGAGGCCTGGTCTTCAAAAAGCATGCTGCTCATAAGCATATGCCAACTAAGTTTGAAAAAGCTAGGTTGCTGTTGATTGAGGGTGCGGTAGGTCTCTCTTCAAGTGAGTTGTCATCATTTCATGCAATGAAAGAG GAGAAAGACAATGTGGTGAAGTCTATCATTGAAATCCTAGAGAGGTACCAGCCAAATGTGATATTAGTCGAGGAAACTGTTTCTCGTGACATACAAGAGTCTATCCTTAAGAAAGGATGGACACTAGTCTTTGATATGAAAAAACATCGCCTGGAGAGAGTTGCTCTTTGCACTGTTTCACCAACATTATCTTCTGAAATCTCGGCTGGCCACAAGCTCAGACAGTGTGATTCCTTTCATTTTCAAAGGTTTGTAGAGGAACATGATACTTCTGCCGATGGTGGAAAAAGGCCTAGCAAAACACTGATGTTTATTGAGGGCTGTCCTACTCATCTGGGATGCACG ATTTTGTTAATGGGAGCTAACAGTGATGAACTGAAGAAGATTAAATGTGTGGTACGCCTGGCAGTGATCATGGCATATAATTTAATCCTcgagacttctttccttcttgatCAAAAAGCAATGTTCTCCACTATTCCTCTTAGCCAGGAGGTGAATTCAATAGTTACTGATGAAACCACATCTGTTAGTGCTGAACAAGAAATTCTTTCTACTGTTGCTGAGACAAATTCTTCCTGTTCAATTGATGTCCCACTATCCAATGGTTTCCATCAAGAAGTAAGTCATAACGGAGAAGCGCAAGGCGATCCTCTGTCATTTGAGCCATATGACCCAGTTGTTCTTTCTAGTTTGTCATCTCTCTCAGCCTCTCTGAATAAGGTTATGGGGGACAAGTTTCCTCTCTTCTCCACCTCTGGTCAATCCATGCCCTCATGTTTCAGTGATAATGGAGCCAACAAAGATGATCAGGAACAAGCTGATATTCAAGTTCCTTACGCTACTGAGGTGGTTAATCAAAGTGATACCGATCAGAAAGCTACTAGCTCTGACGAAGAGATGGCATCTGAAAAAGAGCAGTTGCATACTCCAATAATGAGCCAGGGAGAGTCTTCGGTATCTGGTAAAGAGCGTGAAGACCAAGGGCATTTGGGGAATGGAGTTACATCATCAACGGATACTGATAGTATTTTGGTTCTGATATCAAGCCGGAATGCTTCAAGAGGGACTATGTGTGCCCATAGTCATTTTTCTCGCATAAAGTTCTATCAAAATTTTGATATTCCCCTTGGAAAATTTTTGCAGCATAATTTGCTAAGTCAG AAACTCCCATGTACGAACTGTGATGGATCCCCTGAAGATCACATTTTCTATTATGCACATTACAATAAGCTACTTGCAATTCAAGTTCGTTCTCTTCCAACGGACAAGGGGCTTCCAGGTGAAAGTGAAGGGAAGATTTGGATGTGGAGTCGTTGTGGTAGATGCAAGTTTCAAACTGGTATCTCAAAATCAACGAAAAGAGTTTTAGTATCCACTGGTTCGCGTGgtttttcatttggaaaattcTTGGAGCTCAGCTTCTCAAATACCTCTTTGTTTAATAGACTGTCGTCTGGCTGTGGTCATTCTTTGCACAGGGATTTCCTCTATTTCTTTGG ATTAGGGCGTATGGTTGCTATGTTTAAGTACTCAACCATTACTACCTATTCCGTGTCTCTTCCTCCAGAGAAGCTGGAGTTTAGCAGTTCTGTCAATGGAGAGTTTCTTAAGAAGGAACTTGAAGAT GTGTACGAGAAAGGGACCACGATGTTTCTTGATGTAGAAAAAGCTCTGAAGGCAATAGAGCCTCGTTTTGTTGGAGTGGTTCTAAATCTTCAGGGATCAATGAGGAAATTTTCTGAAATTGAGAAAATGTTGAAGGAAGAGAGAACTCAATTTGAG ATTGATATTCAAAATGCTGCTATGGATGAAAATCAGGGCGTCGTCGTATTTAAACTTCTAACGTTGAATAGAATACGGCTGGAGCTTTTGCTCGAGTCCTGTGTGTGGGATCGCCGTCTTCATTCATTGCTATCATCTGATTGTACAGCAGCTGACCCCAAATCTGTTGACCAGAAGGTTGATACACTGCCAAGTATCAATACTATCAACGAATGGGAGCAACAAGAGAAAGGCAGTGTTAAAGGAGACAGTAACGGCGCGAAAATATATCCGGAAAGAGATGACAGAGCATTGGAAGATGTTGCTGATCTGAAAAGCAAGCTAGTTGAAGGCTCTTGTGCAGAGAATAACAATAGGATCAAAACTACTGGAGGAAGTTGTGGTGATGTTTCGGATGCTGACCATCATCTGAAGTTGAATGTTGAATCATCTGCAGAAGCAAATGGTTTTCCCATTAAAAAAATCTGTGTTGATACGCATGATTATAAACAAGATGAAACATCAACTTTATCTGCTTTCAGTGATGGTGCTGAGTCGACAACTGCAGCTAAAGTAAATGGGAATGAAGTATCCCTTCAGGATGTGACAGTGAACTCTGATCTCTCTGATCACTGCCTTTTTGGTAATGAAAGTAACTTACAGCTCAATCTTCCTTCATCCATTCAATTGGAGACGGACAAACGAATCATCGTTGATGCTGATGCTGGAGGTGCCCATGATTTTATCCATTCCCAGAGTAGATCCCTGTCCTCAATATTTTCCAACACAGAGAATGATGAAGGGTGGTGGACTCCATTCTCTGAAATTTGGCGCCAATACCTGGAGGATCTCCAGAGAGGTCACCTGCCGAAATTAGGTTCTATCACAAACCATGATGTAGAATCTACCACTTATAAACTTATTACGAATGAGGGTGCAAAGCTGCACATTCCCCTTGGAAGTGATAAGTTCATTGTGTCTGATTACGAAGATGAATTTTCCAGCATAATTGCTTGTGCTTTGGCCTTGCTGAAGGATTTGCCCATTGAAAGTGAAGATCTTGGAGGCGATGGCAGAAAAGATAGAGGAACTGATGCTAAGGCGTATGAGAGTTCACAAGGCGTAATGCGGATATTCTCTGTAGCTTCTCCACATTTGTCTTCAACTGGTTCATTGGATCTAACACGGTTTCACTCTTCAAACATTTCAGAGGAAACACGCACAACAAGTTTAGATGGGGGTTTAGATTTGTTAAATTCATCGGTTTCTTTCACGGTTCACCCGGAAGTCTCCATGGGTTTGGGTAAATTAACTGGAAAGTACAAATACTCAGTCCTCTGTCTCTATGCCAGCCAATTTCGTCGTTTACGAGATCGATGGTGTACTTCAGAAGTTGATTATATTGCTTCCTTAAGTAGGTGTAGGAGCTGGGATGCAAAAGGTGggaaaagtaaatctttgtttGCCAAAACAGTTGACGATCGGTTTATCATCAAGGAAATTAAAAGAGCAGAATTTGACTCATTCTTGAAGTTTGCTACTCAATATTTTGAGTACATGGATCAGTGCCATGAGAAGAGGAATCAAACCTGCCTTGCAAAAATTCTTGGCATTTATCAG GTCAATGTAAGGCCAAGAGGTGGCAAAGAGACAAGGCACGATCTCATGGTGATGGAGAACCTTTCATTTAATAGAAGTACTACTCGGCAATATGATCTGAAAGGCGCTTTGCATGCTCGATTTAGTTCAGCTGGAAATGGTGCAGGGGACGTTCTTCTGGACCAAAACTTTGTTAACGACATGAATGTTTCTCCTTTATATGTTGGTACGAGATCAAAGAGGGATTTACAACGGGCTGTATGGAATGACTGTACTTTCCTCAGG TCAATCAATGTGATGGACTACTCTCTACTTGTGGGAGTGGATAGTCAACGCTGTGAACTTGTTTGTGGCATCATCGACTATCTCAGGCAATATACATGGGACAAGCAGCTTGAGAATTGGGTCAAATCTTCGCTCGTGGTTCCCAAGAATCAGCTTCCTACTATCGTCTCGCCAAAAGAGTACTATAAGAGATTTAGGAAGTTCATCGACACACATTTCTTAAGTGTTCCAGACCATTGGTGCTCCCAAAAATCTTCAAATCCTTGTAAACCTTATGGCACAATAAGTGGTATTGCTTCACCACAGGCGGAGTCTGATGGTGATTCTGATCAACCTAAATCGACTGGAGAAGGCGAACATGAAGAACatgcatcatctgatgctaattCTACTGCCCAAGAGAAACAAAATGGTTTTACCACCTGA
- the LOC104210551 gene encoding GDSL esterase/lipase At1g29670-like, translated as MAVETKTPFLLLLLILSLFFFAFLSPCRGECKFTANECTKVQGMFVFGSSLVDNGNNNFLVNSLAKANYLPYGVDFPLLGPSGRFTNGKNVIDIIGEHLKLPVYIPNFNDPETKGSKIVNGVNFASGGSGILDNTGAVAGEVISLNKQIRNFENVTLAELEEQLGCKSNESLKDYLFVVGSGGNDYSLNYFLGLTNNNVSLQDFTANLTTTLSHQLKRLYNMGARKFVLMALYPNGCSPMARARNPMTTGCIESLNRAALLFNANLRSLVDSIRLQMPGSTLVFVNAYKVIMDILQNPTPKGFGDTKNPCCEVGGTGTLCKMGGNICSKRNAYVYFDGLHPTEAVNIVLANKAFASNLKAEVYPTNVKLLSQV; from the exons ATGGCTGTAGAGACAAAgactccatttcttcttcttcttcttatcttAAGCttgtttttctttgcttttctttctcCATGCAGGGGTGAGTGCAAATTTACAGCAAATGAGTGTACTAAAGTTCAAGGAATGTTTGTATTTGGAAGCTCTTTAGTTGATAATGGGAATAACAATTTTCTTGTAAACTCATTGGCTAAGGCAAATTACTTGCCATATGGAGTTGATTTTCCTTTATTAGGGCCTTCTGGAAGATTCACAAATGGCAAAAATGTAATTGACATTATTGGAGAACATCTAAAGCTTCCTGTTTATATTCCAAATTTCAATGATCCTGAAACTAAAGGAAGTAAGATTGTTAATGGTGTCAACTTTGCTTCTGGAGGTTCTGGCATTCTTGATAATACTGGTGCTGTTGCT GGGGAGGTGATTAGtttaaataaacaaataaggAACTTTGAGAATGTGACATTGGCAGAGTTGGAGGAGCAGCTAGGTTGCAAAAGCAATGAATCACTGAAGGATTACTTGTTTGTGGTGGGAAGTGGAGGAAATGACTACTCACTCAACTACTTCCTGGGCTTAACCAACAACAATGTCAGTCTTCAAGATTTCACTGCAAATTTGACCACTACACTCTCTCACCAACTCAAG AGGTTGTATAATATGGGAGCTAGGAAATTTGTGCTCATGGCATTATATCCCAATGGGTGCAGCCCAATGGCTAGGGCTAGAAATCCCATGACCACTGGTTGCATAGAAAGTCTGAATAGAGCTGCACTTCTCTTCAATGCTAACTTGAGGAGTTTGGTTGATTCCATAAGGCTTCAAATGCCTGGTTCTACACTTGTCTTTGTCAATGCTTACAAGGTCATTATGGATATCTTACAAAATCCTACTCCTAAAG GTTTTGGTGATACCAAGAACCCTTGTTGCGAAGTGGGTGGAACTGGAACTTTATGCAAAATGGGAGGAAATATTTGTTCAAAGAGGAATGCATATGTTTATTTTGATGGCTTGCATCCAACTGAAGCAGTAAACATTGTGCTTGCTAATAAGGCTTTTGCTTCCAATCTCAAAGCTGAAGTCTATCCTACAAATGTTAAACTGTTGTCTCAAGTTTAA